One window of Campylobacter avium LMG 24591 genomic DNA carries:
- a CDS encoding type I restriction endonuclease subunit R, with amino-acid sequence MQETHQNLISQNDFSTVVAHYEAKRSKDRGYQSEEALEKAFIQDLQLQGYEYASHIKDYPSLKENLKTQLERLNNVTFSNKEWERFYKTSLANTQKDFKQKTKMIQEKGHTELLERDDGSEKNIKLLDTHNLHNNHLQIINQFHNDEGSYKNRYDVSILVNGLPLVHIELKKRGVQLKEAFNQIKRYARESFSKGDALFEYVQIFVISNGTQTKYYSNSTQYSQDKSKSKQNASFSFTMFWSDSKNNIILDLEDFTKTFFSKRTLLAILTRFCVFNTDDILLIMRPYQIAASERILEKITIAHNHKLYGSKESGGYIWHSTGSGKTLTSFKTAQLACELPFIKKVLFVVDRKDLDYQTMKEYDKFQKGAANSTKNTNELQKALENSQSKIIITTIQKLSIFVNKYKKHSIFDEEVVIIFDECHRSQFGDMHRLITKAFKKYYLFGFSGTPIMKENAPSGKYSTIKDKDALGNETQKALVQTTETTFGICLHTYTIVNAIKDENVLPFRVEYINTIKEKEIQELESKEQVNSIDTKSALNNPERIATIVEYILTHFDSKTLRNKHYSLEEKRLKGFNSIFATQEVEAAKAYYAEFKKQQEHKPKQERLKIGIIYSYIANENLDELDSGADTKSSKEFLESAIKDYNAIFGTSFDTSVFENYYKDISKRLKDKELDILIVVNMFLTGFDAKTLNTLWVDKNLKYHSLMQAFSRTNRIYNEVKNFGNVVCFRNLEQATNDSLKLYGDKKTQSIALLRSFKDYLEGYTDENQTYHKGYKELTKELKENFSLSSFPLSTDTEERDFIKLFNRILKLENILRVFDEFSQISTLTHADKQDYQSHYVDIWERIRPAKATPARIDDDIVFEIELIKQVEVNVEYIMFLLQTYSNKQDSKIKQEILKSLESSPSLRNKKELLREFLELLSGSKSEDFDSLFKSFIKDKYKEHLQKLIESENLQKEKAKDFLYNAIKIGEFQELGVEISEVLPKMSIFAGGKQKEENEAKRKNVIAQMREFFDRFKEFAYILVEE; translated from the coding sequence ATGCAAGAAACACATCAAAACCTCATCAGTCAAAATGATTTTAGCACCGTAGTAGCCCACTATGAAGCCAAAAGAAGCAAAGATAGAGGCTATCAAAGTGAAGAGGCTTTAGAAAAAGCTTTTATACAAGACTTGCAACTTCAAGGCTATGAATACGCCTCACACATCAAAGACTATCCAAGCCTTAAAGAAAATCTAAAAACCCAGTTAGAAAGGCTTAACAATGTAACTTTTAGCAATAAAGAATGGGAAAGATTTTATAAAACTTCTTTAGCAAATACACAAAAAGACTTTAAACAAAAAACAAAAATGATACAAGAAAAAGGACATACCGAGCTTTTAGAGCGAGATGATGGTAGCGAGAAAAATATCAAATTGCTTGATACGCACAATCTTCATAATAATCACTTACAAATAATAAACCAATTTCACAACGACGAAGGAAGCTATAAAAATCGCTATGATGTAAGCATACTTGTAAATGGACTGCCTTTAGTGCATATTGAATTAAAAAAGCGAGGCGTGCAACTCAAAGAAGCATTTAATCAAATCAAACGATACGCAAGAGAGAGCTTTAGTAAAGGTGATGCCTTGTTTGAATATGTGCAAATTTTTGTTATCAGTAATGGCACTCAAACAAAATATTATAGCAATTCCACACAATACAGCCAAGATAAATCCAAAAGTAAGCAAAATGCAAGTTTTAGCTTTACTATGTTTTGGTCTGATAGTAAAAACAACATCATTTTAGATTTAGAGGATTTTACCAAAACATTTTTTAGCAAACGCACGCTTTTAGCTATTTTGACGCGTTTTTGCGTGTTTAATACTGATGATATTTTGCTTATTATGCGACCTTATCAAATCGCAGCAAGTGAGAGAATTTTAGAAAAAATCACTATAGCACATAATCACAAGCTTTATGGCAGTAAAGAATCTGGTGGCTACATCTGGCATTCCACAGGAAGCGGCAAAACACTTACAAGCTTTAAAACCGCACAACTTGCTTGTGAATTACCATTTATCAAAAAAGTGCTTTTTGTCGTAGATAGAAAAGACCTAGATTATCAAACGATGAAAGAATACGACAAATTTCAAAAAGGTGCAGCAAATAGCACAAAAAATACAAACGAACTTCAAAAAGCACTAGAAAATTCACAAAGCAAAATCATCATAACCACCATTCAAAAGCTTTCAATCTTTGTAAATAAATACAAAAAGCACAGCATTTTTGATGAGGAAGTAGTGATTATCTTTGATGAATGCCATAGAAGTCAGTTTGGAGATATGCACCGCCTTATCACAAAGGCTTTTAAAAAATACTATCTTTTTGGCTTTAGTGGCACACCCATAATGAAAGAAAATGCCCCAAGTGGCAAATACAGCACCATAAAAGATAAAGATGCATTAGGCAATGAAACACAAAAAGCTTTAGTCCAAACGACCGAAACAACTTTTGGAATCTGTTTGCACACTTATACCATAGTCAATGCAATCAAAGATGAAAATGTCCTACCTTTTAGAGTGGAATACATAAACACCATAAAAGAAAAAGAAATCCAAGAACTAGAATCAAAAGAGCAAGTAAATAGCATAGATACAAAATCCGCCCTAAATAATCCAGAGCGTATAGCTACCATCGTAGAATACATACTTACGCATTTTGATTCTAAAACCTTGCGTAATAAACACTATTCTTTAGAAGAAAAAAGATTAAAAGGATTTAATTCTATCTTTGCCACACAAGAAGTAGAAGCAGCAAAAGCCTATTATGCAGAATTTAAAAAGCAACAAGAGCATAAACCTAAGCAAGAAAGGCTAAAAATAGGCATTATTTACAGCTATATAGCTAATGAAAATTTAGATGAGTTAGATTCTGGTGCAGATACAAAAAGCTCTAAAGAATTTTTAGAATCTGCCATAAAAGATTATAATGCTATCTTTGGCACGAGCTTTGATACATCAGTATTTGAAAACTACTATAAAGATATTTCAAAAAGACTTAAGGATAAAGAGTTAGATATTTTAATAGTTGTAAATATGTTTCTCACAGGCTTTGATGCTAAAACCTTAAATACTCTATGGGTAGATAAAAATCTCAAATACCACTCCCTTATGCAAGCTTTTTCACGGACAAATAGAATCTACAATGAAGTCAAAAATTTTGGCAATGTCGTATGCTTTAGAAACCTAGAACAAGCCACTAATGACAGCCTAAAACTCTATGGCGATAAAAAAACTCAAAGCATAGCTTTGCTTAGAAGCTTTAAAGACTATTTAGAGGGCTACACTGATGAAAATCAAACCTACCACAAAGGTTATAAAGAGCTTACAAAAGAGCTTAAAGAAAATTTTTCCCTTTCAAGTTTTCCACTTAGCACAGATACAGAGGAAAGAGACTTTATAAAGCTTTTTAACCGTATCTTAAAGTTAGAAAATATTTTGCGCGTATTTGATGAATTTAGCCAAATTTCCACACTTACCCACGCAGACAAGCAAGACTATCAAAGCCATTATGTAGATATTTGGGAGAGGATTCGCCCTGCTAAAGCAACCCCCGCACGAATTGATGATGACATAGTTTTTGAAATAGAGCTTATAAAGCAAGTAGAAGTCAATGTCGAGTATATAATGTTTCTCTTGCAAACATACAGCAACAAACAAGACAGTAAGATAAAGCAAGAGATTCTAAAAAGCCTTGAATCAAGTCCTAGTTTGAGAAACAAAAAAGAATTATTACGGGAGTTTTTAGAGCTTTTATCAGGTAGCAAGAGTGAGGATTTTGATTCACTCTTTAAAAGCTTTATAAAAGACAAATACAAAGAACACTTACAAAAGCTTATAGAATCTGAAAACTTACAAAAAGAAAAAGCTAAAGACTTTTTATACAACGCTATCAAAATAGGCGAATTTCAAGAGCTTGGCGTAGAGATTAGCGAGGTTTTGCCTAAGATGTCGATTTTTGCAGGAGGTAAGCAAAAAGAAGAAAATGAAGCTAAACGCAAAAATGTTATCGCACAAATGCGAGAATTTTTTGATAGATTCAAAGAATTTGCCTATATTTTAGTGGAGGAGTGA
- a CDS encoding DUF4160 domain-containing protein yields the protein MPVIARFYGIIIKMFFASKEHNPPHIHALYNEYSGVFSIEPIEMIEGDLPNKAKKMVEEWMTEHKDELMQMWQSQIFKELKPLE from the coding sequence ATGCCAGTGATTGCTAGATTTTATGGAATCATTATAAAAATGTTTTTTGCAAGTAAGGAGCATAACCCACCGCATATACACGCACTTTATAATGAATATTCGGGAGTGTTTAGCATAGAGCCTATAGAAATGATAGAGGGCGATTTACCAAACAAAGCTAAAAAAATGGTAGAGGAATGGATGACAGAGCATAAAGATGAATTAATGCAAATGTGGCAATCTCAAATATTTAAAGAATTAAAACCTTTGGAGTAA
- a CDS encoding DUF2442 domain-containing protein has protein sequence MEKYIFHKIKQVQALDDYKLKVKFLSDECKIYDLSQLGQYSDFKILLSTPQLFKNVKVSQGGYGIEWNDKLDLSCNELYYNGKVIDQGN, from the coding sequence ATGGAAAAATATATATTTCATAAGATTAAGCAGGTGCAAGCATTAGATGATTATAAGCTAAAAGTCAAATTCCTATCAGATGAATGCAAAATCTACGACCTATCACAGCTTGGGCAATATAGCGATTTTAAGATTCTTTTATCTACTCCACAACTTTTTAAAAACGTGAAAGTCTCACAAGGTGGCTATGGCATAGAGTGGAATGATAAACTAGACCTCTCTTGCAATGAGTTATATTATAACGGCAAAGTCATAGACCAAGGAAACTAA
- a CDS encoding restriction endonuclease subunit S — protein MNSIEELLKTHCPNGVEYKPLGELGEFANIGVDKKVIDGQKEVILLNFVDVVKNKYIDKNIPKMRVTASDSKIQKCTIEKGDIFITPSSETIDEIGFASVITETIPNACYSYHIMRYRLFNSNMITSFFIRYCFESSFLRRQIRRYAQGITRFGLTLGKWQSLQIPIPPLIVQEKIVTILDTFTELEAELEAELEARKKQYAYYREKLLSFDYLDSITGGGISYMALGDLFIIRNGYTPSKAKKEYWENGTIPWFRMDDIRTNGRILADSIQHITPEAVKGGKLFPANSIIISTTATIGEHALIIVDSLANQRFTCLSPQVNCCEILNMKYFYYYCFILGEWCRNNVNVSGFASVDMKKFKQFKIPLPPLEIQEKIVSILDKFESLANDLSQGLPAEIKARKKQYEYYREKLLSF, from the coding sequence ATGAATAGCATAGAAGAATTACTAAAAACGCATTGTCCTAATGGTGTGGAGTATAAGCCTTTGGGGGAATTGGGAGAATTTGCAAATATAGGCGTTGATAAGAAAGTCATTGACGGGCAAAAAGAAGTAATTTTATTAAATTTCGTTGATGTAGTGAAAAACAAATATATTGATAAAAATATTCCAAAAATGCGTGTAACAGCTTCAGATTCTAAAATACAAAAATGCACTATTGAAAAAGGAGACATTTTTATTACCCCATCTTCGGAAACAATAGATGAAATAGGCTTTGCTTCAGTAATTACAGAAACAATACCAAATGCTTGTTATAGTTATCACATAATGCGTTATAGATTGTTCAATTCAAATATGATTACAAGCTTTTTTATAAGATATTGTTTTGAATCTAGTTTTTTAAGAAGGCAAATTAGGAGATACGCACAAGGAATTACAAGATTCGGGCTAACTTTAGGCAAATGGCAATCCCTGCAAATCCCCATACCACCTTTGATAGTGCAAGAGAAAATAGTAACTATTCTCGATACCTTTACAGAGCTAGAAGCAGAGCTAGAAGCAGAGCTAGAAGCTAGAAAGAAGCAATACGCCTATTACCGCGAAAAATTACTAAGCTTTGATTACCTAGATTCTATCACGGGGGGGGGCATTAGTTATATGGCTTTGGGAGATCTTTTTATTATTAGGAACGGATACACACCAAGCAAGGCTAAAAAAGAATATTGGGAAAATGGCACTATCCCTTGGTTTAGAATGGACGACATTCGGACAAATGGCAGAATCTTAGCAGATTCTATCCAGCATATCACACCAGAGGCGGTAAAAGGCGGCAAATTATTCCCTGCAAATTCTATTATCATTTCTACGACTGCTACTATTGGCGAACACGCATTGATAATCGTTGATTCGCTTGCGAATCAACGATTCACCTGCTTGAGTCCGCAGGTGAATTGTTGTGAGATTCTCAATATGAAATACTTTTATTACTATTGCTTTATTTTAGGGGAGTGGTGTAGGAATAATGTCAATGTATCAGGCTTTGCTTCTGTGGATATGAAAAAGTTTAAACAATTTAAAATCCCCCTCCCGCCCCTAGAAATACAAGAAAAAATCGTAAGTATTTTAGATAAATTTGAATCTTTAGCTAATGACTTAAGTCAGGGACTCCCTGCTGAGATAAAGGCAAGGAAAAAGCAATATGAGTATTACAGAGAAAAGCTTTTAAGCTTTTAG
- a CDS encoding type I restriction-modification system subunit M produces the protein MINTKQRAELHKGIWKIANELRGSVDGWDFKSYVLGFLFYRFLCENLKNYVKSMGEDNYESLDDEIAKNGKAEITKAKGFFILPSELFENVLKSAEKSEYLENLNEHLNSVFANIQKSSEDLPTDKAQQNFKGLFDDMDLKSDKLGKSTVERNKKLARIMQAISEINFDYADSKIDAFGDAYEYLMGMYASSAGKSGGEFFTPQEVSEILARLTLHTVKEPNKVYDPACGSGSLLLQYKKILYKDPALGYFGQEINITSYNLARMNMLLHNVNFTKFSIAHDDTLIKPYHYDDEPFDVIVSNPPYSTKWEGDSNTVLINDPRYSPAGVLAPKSKSDFAFIMHSLAWLSNKGAAAIVIFPGILYREGAEKKIRGYLIKQNFIDSIIALPDNLFFGTGIATCIMVLKKNKQDSKVFFIDASKEYKKVTKKNVLTEQNRDTILKIYTERKDIEHIARSVSMEEIEANGYNLSVSSYIEPEDTREKIDIKALNAEITQIVARQSKLRLQIDAIIAELEGA, from the coding sequence ATGATAAACACAAAACAAAGAGCAGAACTACACAAAGGCATTTGGAAAATCGCTAATGAATTACGAGGTAGCGTAGATGGCTGGGATTTTAAGAGTTATGTTTTGGGATTTTTGTTTTACCGCTTTTTATGCGAGAATCTCAAAAACTATGTAAAGAGTATGGGAGAGGATAATTATGAAAGCTTAGATGATGAGATAGCGAAAAATGGCAAGGCAGAAATCACCAAAGCAAAAGGCTTTTTTATCCTGCCAAGTGAGCTTTTTGAAAATGTTTTAAAATCTGCTGAAAAAAGTGAATATCTGGAAAATCTTAACGAGCACTTAAATTCCGTTTTTGCTAATATCCAAAAATCAAGCGAGGATTTACCTACAGACAAAGCACAGCAAAATTTTAAAGGGCTTTTTGATGATATGGATTTGAAATCCGATAAGCTTGGAAAAAGCACGGTAGAAAGAAACAAAAAACTAGCAAGAATAATGCAAGCCATTAGCGAGATAAATTTTGATTATGCAGATAGTAAAATCGATGCTTTTGGTGATGCGTATGAGTATTTGATGGGTATGTATGCAAGTAGTGCAGGCAAAAGCGGGGGAGAATTTTTTACTCCGCAAGAAGTGAGTGAGATTTTAGCACGTCTTACTTTGCACACGGTAAAAGAACCAAACAAAGTTTATGACCCTGCTTGTGGCTCTGGCTCTTTGCTTTTACAATATAAAAAGATTTTATATAAAGATCCTGCACTTGGTTACTTCGGACAAGAGATAAATATCACAAGCTACAACCTAGCACGTATGAATATGCTTTTGCATAATGTAAATTTCACAAAATTTAGCATAGCCCACGATGATACGCTTATAAAGCCTTATCATTATGATGATGAGCCATTTGACGTAATAGTAAGCAATCCCCCATATAGCACCAAATGGGAGGGTGATTCTAATACTGTGCTTATCAATGACCCTCGCTACTCTCCTGCTGGTGTGCTAGCTCCTAAGTCTAAGTCTGATTTTGCCTTTATCATGCACTCCTTAGCGTGGCTATCAAACAAAGGAGCGGCGGCTATTGTCATCTTTCCGGGAATTTTATATAGAGAGGGTGCGGAGAAAAAAATACGTGGATACTTAATCAAGCAAAATTTTATAGATTCTATCATCGCTCTTCCTGATAATCTTTTCTTTGGCACGGGCATTGCCACTTGCATAATGGTGCTTAAGAAAAACAAGCAAGATTCTAAGGTGTTTTTTATCGATGCAAGTAAAGAATACAAAAAAGTTACAAAGAAAAATGTCCTTACAGAACAAAACCGTGATACTATCCTAAAAATCTATACAGAACGAAAAGACATAGAGCATATCGCAAGGTCTGTAAGCATGGAGGAAATAGAGGCAAATGGGTATAATTTAAGCGTATCAAGCTATATAGAGCCAGAGGATACAAGGGAAAAGATAGACATAAAAGCTTTAAATGCAGAAATCACGCAAATCGTGGCAAGACAAAGTAAGCTACGTTTGCAAATAGATGCTATCATCGCAGAGCTTGAAGGAGCATAA
- a CDS encoding undecaprenyl-diphosphate phosphatase — protein sequence MQDLYNALILGVIEGLTEFLPVSSTGHMILGATVLGIKLDDFWRSFLVVIQLGSILAVLFVFYKRLIQSFDLWLKLCVGFIPTGLIGILVSKFTQDLFNGYLVATMLIIGGIIFILIELLHKGKEYSINSLDEISYKHALAIGAIQSLGMIPGTSRSGASIVGALLLGFNRKVATEFSFLIAVPTMFAATSYSIYKEPSIITNSSNFLALSIGFVTAFVVAFIVIKLFLKFISKFDFIPFGIYRILLGLLFFYIYFNNILDPTSKF from the coding sequence TTGCAAGATTTGTATAATGCGTTAATACTAGGCGTTATAGAGGGTTTGACAGAGTTTTTACCGGTTAGCTCCACAGGTCATATGATACTTGGTGCTACTGTTTTGGGTATAAAGCTAGATGATTTTTGGCGTTCATTCTTGGTTGTTATACAGCTAGGTTCCATACTTGCTGTGCTTTTTGTATTTTATAAAAGGCTTATACAAAGCTTTGATTTGTGGTTAAAGCTTTGTGTGGGCTTTATACCAACGGGTTTGATAGGAATTTTAGTTTCTAAATTTACTCAAGATTTGTTTAATGGATATTTGGTTGCTACTATGCTAATTATTGGCGGTATTATTTTTATACTTATAGAACTTCTACACAAGGGTAAAGAATACAGCATAAATTCCTTAGATGAGATTAGCTATAAACACGCCCTTGCCATAGGTGCCATACAGTCCCTAGGTATGATACCCGGAACTTCAAGAAGTGGTGCTAGTATAGTTGGTGCGCTTTTATTGGGCTTTAACCGCAAAGTAGCTACCGAGTTTTCGTTTTTAATAGCTGTTCCTACGATGTTTGCAGCTACTTCTTATAGTATATATAAAGAGCCTAGTATTATTACAAATAGTTCAAATTTTCTAGCACTTAGCATAGGTTTTGTAACAGCCTTTGTGGTGGCTTTTATAGTTATAAAACTCTTTTTGAAATTTATATCTAAGTTTGATTTTATACCGTTTGGGATTTATAGAATTTTGCTTGGCTTGTTGTTCTTTTATATTTACTTCAATAACATCTTAGATCCAACTAGCAAATTTTAA
- the thrS gene encoding threonine--tRNA ligase, which produces MTKEIIGYFDKDKIIDTQSTNSGEAIYFDNSSKALEIIRHSCAHLMAQAIKALYPEVKFFVGPVIEDGFYYDFRVSSKISEEDLARIEKKMKEFAEAKLPIEKYQIQKSEAKAKFANDDLKQEVLLRIPEGDVGIYRQGEFEDLCRGPHLPNTKFLKFFKLIRVAGAYLGGDEKREMLTRIYGTAFADKESLKEYLHILEEGKKRDHRKLGTELKLFTFDDDIGGGLPIWLSNGARLRSKLEQMLFKIHRLRGYEPVRGPELLKAKAWQISGHYENYKENMYFTQIDEQEYGIKPMNCVGHIKIYQSDIRSYRDLPLKFFEYGVVHRHEKSGVLHGLFRVREFTQDDAHIFCMPSQIKEQVLEILAFVDKLMKLFDFSYEMEISTKPSKAIGDDEIWDTATKALKEALDEQGLNYGIDEGGGAFYGPKIDIKITDALKRKWQCGTIQVDFNLPQRFELEYTDSDNLKKQPVMLHRAILGSFERFIGILTEHCGGEFPFFIAPVQVGIVPINEKHLNYAKQIQKSLLELNIDSEIYAKDESLSKKIRNAEKQKLPMILVLGDEEVAKKSVALRDRREKKQSNLSLDDFIALVKEKISEVHF; this is translated from the coding sequence ATGACTAAGGAAATAATTGGATATTTTGACAAAGATAAGATTATAGATACACAAAGCACAAATTCTGGAGAGGCTATTTATTTTGATAATTCTAGCAAGGCTCTTGAAATTATAAGGCATTCTTGCGCTCATTTAATGGCACAAGCTATCAAAGCTTTGTATCCCGAGGTTAAATTCTTCGTAGGTCCCGTGATAGAGGACGGATTTTATTATGATTTTAGGGTAAGCTCTAAGATAAGCGAGGAGGATTTAGCAAGGATTGAAAAAAAGATGAAAGAATTTGCGGAGGCTAAGCTTCCCATAGAAAAATACCAAATTCAAAAAAGCGAGGCTAAGGCTAAATTTGCTAATGATGACTTAAAACAAGAGGTTTTGTTAAGAATTCCAGAGGGCGATGTTGGAATTTATAGACAGGGCGAGTTTGAGGATTTGTGTAGAGGACCTCATCTACCAAATACTAAATTTTTAAAATTTTTCAAGCTTATACGCGTTGCGGGTGCGTATTTAGGCGGAGATGAAAAAAGAGAAATGCTAACTCGAATTTATGGCACAGCCTTCGCAGATAAAGAAAGCTTAAAAGAATATTTGCATATCTTAGAAGAGGGTAAAAAAAGAGACCATAGAAAGCTAGGTACGGAACTTAAACTCTTTACCTTTGATGATGATATAGGCGGGGGTTTGCCTATATGGCTTAGCAATGGAGCTAGGTTAAGAAGTAAGCTAGAGCAAATGCTTTTTAAGATACATCGCTTAAGAGGCTATGAGCCTGTAAGAGGTCCAGAGCTTTTAAAGGCTAAGGCTTGGCAGATAAGTGGGCATTATGAAAACTATAAAGAAAATATGTATTTTACACAGATTGATGAGCAAGAGTATGGCATAAAGCCGATGAACTGCGTAGGGCACATAAAAATTTATCAAAGCGATATAAGAAGTTATAGGGATTTGCCTTTGAAATTCTTTGAGTATGGTGTGGTGCATAGACACGAAAAAAGCGGGGTCTTGCACGGTCTTTTTAGGGTTAGGGAATTTACTCAAGATGATGCGCATATCTTTTGTATGCCAAGTCAGATTAAGGAGCAAGTGCTTGAAATTTTAGCCTTTGTGGATAAGCTTATGAAGCTTTTTGACTTTTCTTATGAAATGGAAATTTCAACCAAACCTAGCAAGGCTATAGGAGATGATGAAATTTGGGACACAGCCACAAAGGCTTTAAAAGAAGCCCTTGATGAGCAGGGCTTAAACTACGGCATAGACGAGGGTGGCGGTGCATTTTATGGACCAAAGATAGATATAAAGATAACTGATGCCTTGAAAAGAAAGTGGCAGTGCGGCACCATACAGGTTGATTTCAACTTACCGCAAAGATTTGAGCTAGAATACACAGATAGTGATAATCTCAAAAAGCAGCCCGTTATGCTTCACAGAGCTATACTAGGCTCTTTTGAGAGATTTATAGGAATTTTAACAGAGCATTGCGGGGGCGAGTTTCCATTTTTCATCGCACCTGTGCAAGTTGGCATAGTCCCTATAAATGAAAAGCATTTAAACTACGCAAAGCAAATTCAAAAGAGCTTGTTAGAGTTAAACATAGACAGCGAAATTTACGCTAAAGATGAGAGTTTAAGCAAAAAAATTCGCAATGCAGAAAAGCAAAAACTACCTATGATACTTGTTTTAGGAGATGAGGAGGTGGCTAAGAAAAGCGTTGCTTTAAGAGATAGAAGAGAAAAAAAGCAAAGTAATCTTAGCCTAGATGATTTTATAGCTTTAGTAAAGGAGAAAATAAGTGAGGTGCACTTTTGA
- the infC gene encoding translation initiation factor IF-3: MSKEKEVLLNEDIRAEQIRCVGDDGKVYGIISSKEAQDIANRLGLDLVMIAPDAKPPVCKIMDFGKFRYQQEKKQKEAKKKQKIIDVKEIKLSVKIAQNDINYKVKHALEFLAQGKHVRFRVFLKGREMSSPEAGVALLEKIWTMIEEKANRDKEPNFEGRYVNMLVTPKK; the protein is encoded by the coding sequence TTGAGTAAAGAAAAAGAAGTATTGCTTAACGAGGACATAAGAGCAGAGCAGATAAGATGTGTGGGTGATGACGGCAAGGTTTATGGTATCATAAGCTCTAAAGAAGCACAAGATATAGCTAATCGCTTGGGGCTTGATTTGGTTATGATAGCACCTGATGCAAAACCTCCGGTATGCAAGATAATGGACTTTGGAAAATTCCGCTACCAGCAAGAAAAAAAGCAAAAAGAGGCTAAGAAAAAACAAAAAATCATAGATGTAAAAGAGATAAAACTCTCCGTAAAAATCGCACAAAATGACATAAATTACAAGGTAAAACACGCTTTGGAGTTTTTAGCTCAAGGAAAGCATGTTAGATTTAGAGTATTTTTAAAAGGACGCGAGATGTCAAGCCCTGAAGCTGGGGTTGCCTTGCTTGAAAAAATTTGGACTATGATAGAAGAAAAGGCAAACAGGGACAAAGAGCCAAATTTTGAGGGCCGTTATGTGAATATGCTGGTTACTCCTAAGAAATGA
- a CDS encoding DNA adenine methylase produces the protein MQENPLYLKEQIITYLGNKRSLLSFLQKGFEYAKKELKKDKFSFCDIFSGSGIVSRFAKAHSSFIIANDLEYYSKLINECYLHNANKELKQILKAHHQILLSKLELKEGFITELYSAKDEKAITKDDRLFYTKRNAMYLDSMRELIAREVPKDFQHFFIAPLIYEASVHSNTSGVFKGFYKGKNGLGKFGGEAGNALSRIKGDIELKMPIFSNFSCDFKVFQKDANELAKELDSFDLAYLDPPYNQHPYASNYFMLNLLATYEKPQELSKVSGIPKKWNRSKFNKAKEAENALFELISNLKAKIILLSYNCEGFVKKESFLKKLEKLGKCQLLEQDYPAFRGSRNLHSRNKHIKEQLYIIDKR, from the coding sequence ATGCAAGAAAACCCCCTATACCTAAAAGAGCAAATCATCACCTACCTAGGCAACAAAAGAAGCCTTTTAAGCTTTTTGCAAAAAGGCTTTGAGTATGCAAAAAAAGAGCTTAAAAAGGACAAATTTTCCTTTTGCGACATCTTTAGCGGCTCTGGCATAGTAAGTCGCTTTGCAAAGGCACATTCAAGCTTTATAATAGCAAATGATTTAGAGTATTATTCAAAGCTTATAAATGAGTGTTATTTACACAATGCAAACAAAGAGCTTAAGCAAATTTTAAAAGCTCATCATCAAATTTTACTTTCAAAACTAGAGCTTAAAGAAGGCTTTATCACAGAGCTTTACTCAGCAAAGGATGAAAAGGCTATCACAAAGGATGACAGGCTTTTTTACACCAAAAGAAACGCTATGTATTTGGACTCTATGAGAGAGCTTATAGCAAGGGAAGTGCCAAAGGATTTTCAGCATTTTTTCATAGCTCCTTTGATATACGAAGCAAGCGTGCATTCCAATACCAGCGGTGTTTTCAAGGGCTTTTATAAAGGTAAAAACGGACTTGGTAAATTTGGAGGAGAGGCAGGCAATGCCCTTTCTCGCATAAAGGGCGATATAGAGCTTAAAATGCCCATTTTTTCGAATTTTAGCTGTGATTTTAAGGTTTTTCAAAAGGATGCAAACGAACTAGCAAAAGAGCTTGATAGCTTTGATTTAGCTTACTTAGACCCGCCTTATAATCAGCACCCTTACGCTTCAAATTATTTTATGTTAAATTTACTAGCCACTTATGAAAAACCGCAGGAGCTTTCAAAGGTAAGCGGCATACCAAAAAAGTGGAATAGAAGCAAATTTAACAAGGCTAAAGAGGCTGAAAATGCACTTTTTGAGCTGATTTCAAACTTAAAAGCTAAGATAATCTTGCTATCTTACAACTGCGAGGGCTTCGTAAAAAAAGAAAGCTTTTTAAAAAAACTAGAAAAGCTTGGAAAATGCCAACTTTTAGAGCAAGACTACCCGGCATTTAGGGGCTCAAGGAACCTGCATTCCCGCAACAAACACATAAAAGAACAGCTTTATATCATAGATAAAAGATAA
- a CDS encoding type II toxin-antitoxin system YafQ family toxin has protein sequence MEPDLLLIYKKQEDILVLVCFRLESHSELF, from the coding sequence ATAGAACCGGACTTACTCTTAATTTATAAAAAGCAAGAAGATATTTTAGTATTAGTTTGCTTTAGGCTTGAAAGTCATAGTGAATTGTTTTAA